TATTCTACAACGTATAATAAATCTAGCCCAGTtgggtatttttttccttctacgTCAAGTTTTACGGTACCAGTATCTAAATTCACACTAAAAACCGCGGTTGGAGGAACAAGGATTTTGCCATTCAGTATATCGTCGACTTTTGATATAGTTCTAGGCCCCAGTATCGAATCTTCGTAACGGTATAAGCGAACTGAAGTAGCATCTGTAAACGAAGTACACGATTTAAAGCATCAAAATCAGTAATCACTTCATGGTCACTAACTAAGTAAATTTCTCATATATGCTTGTAccttttatcaatttattatccTTAGCTATTCGCGCTGAGACATCAACTGCTCTGTCTCCGTCGGAGAGTTTTATGATCTTGGTAAACAGGCTATTACACTTTTGTGGATTCACCACGGTAACGGGAAGGCCTGGTCTTGTAGAGAAACTTATATACGGTGCACCAGGACAGCattcttctttcgttttttcggGAGCCTCGTCGGAgtatttgatttcaattttttccaactaaaattgaaaatttatttagtaTACGTAGCCGAGTATATTTAACTGAACACGTTgcggtgatattttttatactcacGTCTAGAGTACTTCGAAGATAATCTTGATTTATCGTCAACACATCAACTTCATCGAAGTCAAGTGTTAGATTCAAAGCTGATACACCAAGTGTAtccattttttctcttgttgCTTGCACAAAAGGCATTACTCTTTTCATGTATTTCTTGAGCTCTGTTTTGGTACTGAGTTCCGTAGAAATTACTTTGTTGTCCGGTAGTTGCCCTCCATTCTTCTGTAAATAAAAGTAACAGTTTTAAGTTTCTCGCAAATGATACCATAAATCGATACTCAGGTATCCATCAACTTACCTCGAATAATTGTTTCATGCTCGTGAGAACAGTGCTCTGCCACGGCGGAAATGTTTTTGCCACCCAAATCGTACCAAAAGTAGGTATTTCAGGAGGAGAAGGAGCAGCCTTCCCTTTAGCAGGCTTTTTCACGGTAAGTTGATTTTTCAGATGGATTCTGAAAGTATGTGCGGCTTCCATTAGGTACTGTGAAGATTTCACCAAGATTTCATCAATCGGACCAGCCATAGGCCAACGGGCGTTCAAAATACTGTCTTTctataattaaaatgaaatcaGATGAATTGGCGCAAGTACATTTTGAGACCGGATTCATGACATTAACCGTGCATTGTATCTTTACCTTCTCAATCAAGGTCCAAACATGCTCGGCAACGTGCGGACAAATGGGAGCCATTAGAATGGTTTGGATTTCAATGAACTTCATTATAAGTGTCAGATTAATTCCATCTGACAGAGTAAGTTGCAGATATTTATCTCTCGCTGCCTGAAATTCATAGAATCCAGTTCGAAGTGCTTCTTTGTACAGCATCTTGTGATAGTTTTCCTTGGTCTCAAGTATCTTCAGATTCATTTCActgcaaaaagaaaatttaaattatataaacAATTCATGAAACAAGTATCTCTGATCATCGCATTAATGATATTTCTGCTTTCAACGTACCTCTGGAAGACTCGATCATTGAAAGTATTAGGCTCCCCTTTTCTGAACGTATTCTTTGAGACCATAACTTCTTTGATCCACTCAATGTACGTATAAAGCCTGAGGATTCCTGCATCAGCGGTGCTTTCGACAAAGTTCGCATCTTCTACAGAGTCACCGGAGTCGGCCAAACAGAGCCGCATACCATCTGCAGAGAACTTACGCACTGCGTCAGTCAATGTAAGGAAATTTCCATCCGATTTAGACATctacatataaataaatagattcTGTGGTGAGTATGTTCTTCAATTCAAGAGTCATGTCACATGAATTATAAAGCAGCTCAAACTATTCATTACTTTAGCTGAATTAAGAAGTAGATGTCCATTCGCCCTTATGCCTTTAGGCCATAATTCGGGTTGATCCGGCCAAATAGCGGTATGGTTATAAATAAAGAAGGTAAGATGATTTTGGACCAAATCTTTTCCAGAAACACGTAGGTCGACAGGATACCAATACTGGAACTCTCGTCGCATTTTATCTAGCGCTTCTTTCTTTATAGATCCATGTGGCAACTTAgcatctttgaaaaatatgtaatccCAGACTTCCGGAGTCATTTCTTCAGCCCTGAAGAAATAGGATTAGAAAATGTAGTAGCAAAATCTTACTAAAATAGAAGCTTGTCTGTACTGAACTCACTTTATACCAAGAGCATTGGGTTTATCCCCTTTGAATGTTCCGCCTTGTATCAAATGTGCTACTGTATAGTACGCCATGTAGATAGTTGAGTCTGACAGAGACTCAATGAGCCAGTATTCATCCCAGGGTAGTTTAGTACCTTTGAAAACAATTCTACTATTTTTTATGGAATAATTGAGGAACTAATTCAaagttattgtttttgttGGACGTTACAGCAGAAACTGTACAAATTTAGAGAAATACATACCTAATCCATAAGTTCGAGAGCAGGCATATTCATGCAGCCAATTCAGACATGCAGTGAAATTCTTCCTAACTTCATCATGGAAAGTTTCCAAGTTTTCTAAAGCTTGTTCAGCCTGCTTTTTCCAGTTTGCTTCGCCATAGTCTAGGTACCACTGGTTACACAAAGCGACAACGCATTCGTCGTTTGACCTTGATATTATCGTTTTTTCAGGTTCATAGTATACCACTGCATCTTTGGCGTCAACGAGTTTCTTCTGCAAGTCCTTTTTAACGTCTTGAATTTTCTTCCCTTTGTATTCACCTACCAAAAGCACACCGTCGTAAAAACCTTTGAGATATACCATTTCTTTGGCAGTCAGAAGCTTCTCTTTATCATTTTGAGACTGGATTTTCAGTTGGTCATAAACCGTTACAGCGGAAAGATTTCCAAATTCAGGGACTTGAATTATTGGTATCTGTAAATGAAAGTACTTAAAATATGATTATGCTGCAGACAATATCTCATCTCAAGAGTGTTCTAGGCATTGTCTCTACACAACTgtcatttattataatttggCGCTGAATCTAAACTCACAGGATCATAAGGTAGCACCATATTGTCTGTGATGCCATACTTTTCTCTGAAGGGTTGCTTCTTTTTCAGATCTACAAGTGCCGCGTAATCATCCGGAGAATCACTGGGAACTGATGTCACGATACCCGTACCTTTGTCCTCTTTTATAGTAAGCATGGGTAGAGTGTATATCACTTCGTTGCTGGATAAAGGCGCATGAAGTGGAAGGCCAAGAATATCCTGGTATATAGTATAACATTCAATCAATACTCATAAGTAGGGATCAATGAATTGCAAGGAAATATCAAGTAGCTGAAAAATTACCTGTCCGCTCAATTGAGCAACAATGTCTATTTTACCCTCGGTTTTTGTAAAGCCTTGATAAGACAGATTGCGTGCAGCTCTCTCTGTAGAGATATAAATGTCCCCATTTGCTAAGCTGTAAGCAACGTACCGCATGTCCGGACGAATCCAGCAATTTGTTTGACCGTACATAGTCTCCGGTCTCAGTGTAGCGGCGACTAGATAGACAGGCTTACTCTGAACAACTCTGGGAATAAAAGACAGGGGTTTTATCTCACAATAGACCGATTGAAGTTTGTGCATGACGAGTAATGAACACTAATTCTATGTACTTAAGTGCGGCAGGATATGATTCGAGTAGTTTCATTTTGATTAGGGTGTATTCCTGTGGTCCGACGCCTTCTCCAGAGGATCTGTCATGGTCCATACATGGCTGATTGTCCTTGGGTGAGAATACTGTGTACCGCTTTCCATACTTCACTTTGTTTCTCGCTTTTAGATGTTGGAACTGCCATCTAACGAAAGAATCGAAGAACGGATTCGCATCGGTGGTTATGAACATGCGTCGCCAGTCTACCTAGTTtgcgtaaaataaaaagttagatatatttaaataaaaaaatttctcatctgACTTGAAGACTTTCAACAATCAAGTAAATGTATCTTTCAATTGCTGATACCACATACGTGTATTCCGATCGATTTCAAGTCCTGCACAGCCAGCGGTGGAAAGTAATCCAACCAATAATTGgcatctgaaaatttttggatttCCTCATCATTTAATCCAAG
This genomic stretch from Neodiprion pinetum isolate iyNeoPine1 chromosome 6, iyNeoPine1.2, whole genome shotgun sequence harbors:
- the LeuRS gene encoding leucine--tRNA ligase, cytoplasmic, coding for MAAERKGTFKVEYLQKIERDVQKQWENAKVYEEDAPLSQRQSPDEKFLATFPFPYMNGRLHLGHTFSLSKCEFAVRYNRLLGKKVLFPFGFHCTGMPIKACADKLKREMETYGNPPKFPLDEEVVTEKIDDIVMKDKSKGKKSKAVAKAGGAKYQWQIMQSLGLNDEEIQKFSDANYWLDYFPPLAVQDLKSIGIHVDWRRMFITTDANPFFDSFVRWQFQHLKARNKVKYGKRYTVFSPKDNQPCMDHDRSSGEGVGPQEYTLIKMKLLESYPAALKVVQSKPVYLVAATLRPETMYGQTNCWIRPDMRYVAYSLANGDIYISTERAARNLSYQGFTKTEGKIDIVAQLSGQDILGLPLHAPLSSNEVIYTLPMLTIKEDKGTGIVTSVPSDSPDDYAALVDLKKKQPFREKYGITDNMVLPYDPIPIIQVPEFGNLSAVTVYDQLKIQSQNDKEKLLTAKEMVYLKGFYDGVLLVGEYKGKKIQDVKKDLQKKLVDAKDAVVYYEPEKTIISRSNDECVVALCNQWYLDYGEANWKKQAEQALENLETFHDEVRKNFTACLNWLHEYACSRTYGLGTKLPWDEYWLIESLSDSTIYMAYYTVAHLIQGGTFKGDKPNALGIKAEEMTPEVWDYIFFKDAKLPHGSIKKEALDKMRREFQYWYPVDLRVSGKDLVQNHLTFFIYNHTAIWPDQPELWPKGIRANGHLLLNSAKMSKSDGNFLTLTDAVRKFSADGMRLCLADSGDSVEDANFVESTADAGILRLYTYIEWIKEVMVSKNTFRKGEPNTFNDRVFQSEMNLKILETKENYHKMLYKEALRTGFYEFQAARDKYLQLTLSDGINLTLIMKFIEIQTILMAPICPHVAEHVWTLIEKKDSILNARWPMAGPIDEILVKSSQYLMEAAHTFRIHLKNQLTVKKPAKGKAAPSPPEIPTFGTIWVAKTFPPWQSTVLTSMKQLFEKNGGQLPDNKVISTELSTKTELKKYMKRVMPFVQATREKMDTLGVSALNLTLDFDEVDVLTINQDYLRSTLDLEKIEIKYSDEAPEKTKEECCPGAPYISFSTRPGLPVTVVNPQKCNSLFTKIIKLSDGDRAVDVSARIAKDNKLIKDATSVRLYRYEDSILGPRTISKVDDILNGKILVPPTAVFSVNLDTGTVKLDVEGKKYPTGLDLLYVVE